Proteins encoded within one genomic window of Candidatus Deferrimicrobium sp.:
- a CDS encoding zinc ribbon domain-containing protein, with product MPTYSYKCRKCDHRFQEILSFKEYEEGKRKCPKCGSRSVEQILETFFAKTSRKA from the coding sequence ATGCCCACCTATTCGTACAAATGCAGGAAATGCGACCACCGGTTCCAGGAAATCCTCTCCTTCAAAGAGTACGAGGAAGGAAAGAGGAAATGCCCGAAGTGCGGGAGCCGCAGCGTCGAGCAGATCCTCGAGACGTTTTTCGCCAAGACATCGAGGAAGGCGTAG
- a CDS encoding DUF1059 domain-containing protein, translated as MTKTLGFRDTGVAGVDCDFVALGETEEELFRNALEHGRTFHGMEDIPKHLQERMRKFIREEKTASISDGTQNGMQRTFLKIGGLRFRP; from the coding sequence ATGACAAAGACCTTGGGTTTTCGGGACACGGGGGTGGCTGGCGTGGATTGCGATTTCGTGGCCCTGGGGGAGACGGAAGAGGAACTGTTTCGAAACGCCCTTGAGCACGGAAGAACGTTCCACGGCATGGAGGATATTCCAAAACACCTACAGGAAAGGATGCGGAAGTTCATTCGGGAGGAGAAAACGGCATCCATATCTGATGGTACGCAGAATGGTATGCAACGCACTTTTCTAAAGATTGGGGGGCTACGGTTTAGACCGTAA
- a CDS encoding saccharopine dehydrogenase NADP-binding domain-containing protein, whose amino-acid sequence MKILLLGAAGCTGRAAAVLLARREDVGELILVDYDIRDAKRLAKSLSPKCRWAMADVGKPLELSRLLKGIDAVASAVGPCAEYEKTILNSCAAGGIAAVTIGEGTIAPEERREIDDAFRAAGVPAVIGCGMMPGWTELLAAHFMDTGGGLAHPEPPVPATRYLFFSPARFGGYAFLRWVAKGITGAAPVPAGAPAGNYFELPDGSRIGVPQGKAGTRLGRIVGTVGKLGPVGKEFSAALLLWTRGGMREPAGTPVAVAGVAAGGRFARAEDLRGNLGATLLAEMAVRLAARPHKSIGLLPLPERIGRQEATQLVERNGSRIVTG is encoded by the coding sequence ATGAAGATCCTCCTTCTCGGCGCCGCGGGGTGCACCGGGCGCGCGGCCGCCGTCCTTCTCGCACGCCGTGAGGACGTCGGCGAGCTCATCCTCGTCGATTACGACATCCGCGACGCGAAGCGGTTGGCGAAGTCCCTCTCCCCGAAATGCCGATGGGCGATGGCGGACGTCGGGAAACCGCTGGAACTGTCCCGCCTTCTCAAGGGGATCGACGCGGTGGCCAGCGCCGTCGGGCCTTGCGCGGAGTACGAGAAGACGATCCTGAATTCTTGCGCGGCGGGCGGGATCGCCGCCGTCACGATCGGGGAGGGGACGATCGCGCCGGAAGAACGGCGGGAGATCGACGATGCGTTCCGCGCCGCCGGAGTCCCCGCGGTGATCGGGTGCGGAATGATGCCCGGGTGGACGGAGCTGCTCGCGGCCCACTTCATGGACACGGGAGGCGGGCTCGCGCATCCGGAACCGCCCGTCCCCGCGACGCGCTACCTGTTCTTCTCCCCCGCCCGGTTCGGAGGGTACGCGTTCCTGCGGTGGGTGGCGAAGGGGATCACGGGCGCAGCGCCGGTCCCCGCGGGGGCGCCGGCGGGGAACTATTTCGAGTTGCCGGACGGGTCGCGGATCGGGGTGCCGCAGGGGAAGGCGGGTACACGGCTGGGAAGGATCGTGGGCACGGTGGGCAAACTGGGCCCCGTGGGAAAGGAGTTCTCCGCGGCGCTGTTGTTGTGGACGCGCGGCGGGATGCGGGAGCCCGCGGGCACTCCCGTCGCGGTCGCCGGAGTTGCCGCGGGAGGCCGGTTCGCCCGCGCGGAAGACTTGCGGGGGAATCTCGGGGCTACGCTACTGGCCGAGATGGCGGTCCGCCTCGCCGCCCGGCCGCACAAATCGATCGGCCTCCTGCCGCTCCCGGAGCGGATCGGGAGGCAGGAGGCCACACAGCTCGTGGAACGCAACGGCTCCCGAATCGTTACGGGGTAG
- the lon gene encoding endopeptidase La yields the protein MADRKKILPLLPLRDIVVFPGMVVPLFVGRDKSVAALEAALSFDRLIFLSSQIDPSTNEPEEDEIHRVGTISHVIQMLKLPDGTVKVLVEGRLRAKIVHYLPNDRYFQVSAEESIPAPFTGPAAEAMIRNVHASFENFAKLSKKIPQDLATQVSGVDDPARLADTLAAQLPVKVSEKQAVLELETDAERLEKLLLLMESEVEVLEIERRIRGRVKKQMEKNQREFYLNEQMRAIQKELGHGEEGRTELDELEEKIKKRGMGKEANQKAQKEIKKLRMMSPMSAEATVSRNYIDWLVSIPWQERTEDKLDIGEAERVLDEDHYGLEKVKERILEYLAVRKLVSKLKGPILCFVGPPGVGKTSLARSIARAMGRKFVRMSLGGVRDEAEIRGHRRTYIGAMPGKIMQQIKKAGTVNPVFLLDEVDKMSADFRGDPSSALLEVLDPEQNSTFNDHYLDVDFDLSDVFFVTTANMLHGIPGPLQDRMEIIRLHGYTEVEKLHIARGYLIPKKIAEHGLSKEKVTFSDMAVLQIIRYYTREAGVRSLEREIASVCRKIAREVVKNPAKDRITVTPKAARRYLGVTRYRYGEAEEKQSIGVATGLAWTEVGGELLLIEVAIMPGKGNVKVTGKLGEVMQESASAALSYIRTRAELMGLEKDFYQKNDIHIHVPEGATPKDGPSAGITMATALASALLRVPAHNDLAMTGEITLRGRVLPIGGVKEKLLAAHRGGIKTVILPQENEKDLAEVPAKIKNSLTFHFVKHMDEVMALAIDLPKERALPPVEEGTPPAVPPHGGAPEGDVVTH from the coding sequence ATGGCAGATCGGAAGAAGATCCTCCCGCTGCTCCCCCTGCGGGACATCGTCGTTTTCCCCGGCATGGTAGTCCCCCTGTTCGTCGGGCGGGACAAATCCGTCGCGGCCCTCGAGGCGGCCCTCTCCTTCGACCGCCTGATCTTCCTCTCCTCCCAGATCGACCCGTCCACGAACGAGCCGGAAGAGGACGAGATCCACCGCGTCGGCACGATCAGCCACGTCATCCAGATGCTCAAGCTCCCCGACGGGACCGTCAAGGTGCTGGTGGAGGGGCGCCTGCGGGCGAAGATCGTCCACTACCTCCCGAACGACCGGTACTTCCAGGTAAGCGCCGAGGAATCGATCCCCGCGCCGTTCACCGGCCCGGCGGCGGAGGCGATGATCCGCAACGTCCACGCCTCCTTCGAGAACTTCGCCAAGCTCAGCAAGAAGATCCCGCAGGACCTCGCGACGCAGGTCTCCGGGGTCGACGACCCGGCGCGCCTGGCCGACACCCTCGCGGCCCAGCTTCCCGTCAAGGTTTCCGAGAAGCAGGCGGTGCTGGAGCTCGAGACCGACGCGGAGCGGCTCGAGAAGCTGCTGCTGCTGATGGAGTCCGAGGTCGAGGTCCTCGAGATCGAGCGACGGATCCGGGGCCGCGTCAAGAAGCAGATGGAGAAGAACCAGCGCGAGTTCTACCTGAACGAGCAGATGCGCGCGATCCAGAAGGAGCTCGGGCACGGCGAAGAGGGCCGCACCGAGCTCGACGAGCTCGAGGAGAAGATCAAGAAGCGCGGGATGGGCAAGGAGGCGAACCAGAAGGCGCAGAAGGAGATCAAGAAGCTGCGGATGATGTCGCCCATGTCCGCCGAGGCGACCGTCAGCCGCAACTACATCGACTGGCTCGTCTCCATCCCCTGGCAGGAGCGGACCGAGGACAAGCTCGATATCGGCGAGGCCGAGCGGGTCCTCGACGAGGACCATTACGGCCTGGAGAAGGTCAAGGAGCGGATCCTCGAGTACCTCGCGGTTCGCAAGCTCGTCTCGAAGCTCAAGGGCCCGATCCTGTGCTTCGTCGGGCCGCCGGGCGTGGGGAAGACGTCGCTCGCCCGTTCCATCGCGCGTGCGATGGGCCGGAAGTTCGTCCGGATGTCGCTGGGCGGGGTGCGGGACGAGGCGGAGATCCGCGGCCACCGCCGGACCTACATCGGGGCGATGCCGGGAAAGATCATGCAGCAGATCAAGAAGGCGGGCACGGTCAACCCCGTCTTCCTGCTCGACGAGGTGGACAAGATGTCGGCGGATTTCCGCGGCGACCCGTCGTCGGCGCTGCTGGAGGTCCTCGACCCCGAGCAGAACAGCACCTTCAACGACCACTACCTCGATGTGGACTTCGACCTGTCCGACGTCTTCTTTGTCACCACCGCGAACATGCTCCACGGGATCCCTGGGCCGCTTCAGGACCGGATGGAGATCATTCGTCTGCACGGGTACACGGAAGTGGAGAAGCTCCACATCGCCCGGGGGTACCTCATCCCGAAAAAGATCGCGGAGCACGGGCTTTCGAAGGAGAAGGTGACTTTCAGCGACATGGCGGTCCTCCAGATCATCCGGTACTACACCCGCGAGGCGGGGGTGCGCAGCCTGGAGCGGGAGATCGCCTCCGTCTGCCGCAAGATCGCCCGGGAAGTGGTGAAGAACCCGGCGAAGGACCGGATCACGGTGACGCCGAAAGCGGCGCGTCGCTACCTCGGGGTGACGAGGTACCGGTACGGCGAAGCGGAGGAGAAGCAGTCGATCGGGGTGGCGACCGGCCTCGCATGGACCGAGGTGGGCGGGGAGTTGCTGCTGATCGAGGTCGCCATCATGCCGGGGAAGGGAAACGTCAAGGTCACGGGGAAACTGGGCGAGGTGATGCAGGAGTCCGCCTCGGCGGCCTTGTCGTACATCCGGACCCGCGCGGAACTGATGGGCCTCGAGAAGGATTTCTACCAGAAGAACGACATCCACATCCATGTGCCGGAGGGGGCCACTCCCAAGGACGGCCCCTCGGCGGGGATCACGATGGCCACGGCGCTCGCGTCGGCGCTGCTCCGGGTTCCGGCGCACAACGACCTGGCGATGACCGGGGAGATCACGCTGCGGGGACGCGTGCTGCCGATCGGCGGGGTAAAGGAGAAGCTGCTGGCGGCGCATCGCGGCGGGATCAAGACCGTCATCCTGCCGCAGGAAAACGAGAAGGACCTGGCGGAGGTCCCGGCGAAGATCAAAAACAGCTTAACGTTCCATTTTGTGAAGCATATGGACGAGGTGATGGCCCTGGCGATCGACCTCCCGAAGGAACGGGCGTTGCCCCCGGTCGAAGAGGGGACCCCCCCGGCGGTTCCGCCGCACGGCGGCGCGCCGGAAGGGGACGTTGTAACCCATTAG